The sequence AAACATCGGCTGTTTCTGAATCCCATAAAATTTCAATATTGGGTGTATTCATCACACGGTGCTGCATTGCTTTACTGGCACGCATTTCACCTTCTCCTTTACGAACAATCATGTACACCTTTTTGCAAAGTTTTGACAGGTAGGTTGCTTCTTCAGCGGCAGTATCCCCTGCTCCAACAATTGCAACTTCCTGACCTTTAAAAAAGAATCCGTCGCAAACTGCACAAGCACTCACACCGCCTGCGTTCATACGTAAACGTGTTTCGTTTGGAAGTCCTAACCACTTAGCACTTGCTCCTGTCGAAATAATAACGGTATCAGCAGTAATCTCAGTTGTTTCGTCTATCCATAAACGTTTTGGACTAACACTTAAATCTGCTTTTGTTACAATTCCAAAACGCACTTGTGTACCAAAACGTTCAGCCTGAGATTTTAAATCTTCCATTAACACAGGCCCGGTAATTCCTTTCGGATACCCGGGAAAGTTATCTACTTCAGTGGTTTCAGTCAACTGTCCGCCTGGTGTTAAGCCCGTGTATAAAACAGGTTTAAGATCGGCACGGGCAGCATAAATAGCAGCAGTATAGCCAGCAGGACCGGATCCTATGATCAGGCAGGTAATATGTTCAACTTGAGACATAAATAATAAAGTTTTTTCGACTGCAAAGGTAGTGTTAGCCTTGAAATAATGAGGCATAGCACAAGCTATTTTTTAACAATTTGTGAATTGTGTCGTTAAATGCCCGAGTACCTAAAAAAACAGAGAGTTAGCTTGCAAAAAAATTCAACATGATTTAATAAAAGTTTCTCAAAAATGCTGTAAAGGAAAGGGTGGAACGAAAAGCAACAACTTAAATTAACGCATGTGCCCGGTCTAGGTGTTCACTCCGTAATATTCATTTAATTGACTCCCATACATGAATAAGTACCTCTTGTATAATCGCTAATTTCCTCCAGCATAATATAGTATTTCCATCTTATTCCCTATCCCCTGTTTCTTTAGCATGAGACTGCCGTTTGGAGCATGTTTCACAAAGCCTCCCTCACTGGTTTCAATTAAAAAATTGCGGTCATCGGTTATCTGAGAGAGTCCTGCCTTTTCAGGACTGATGGCAAGTTGAACACGGATAGGATATTCTAACAAGAAATATTCACTCTGATTATTCTTAACGATCGGTGTCAGAGGGAAGGGTCTGTTAGAACGATAATCGCCCAGAATATCGATGTTTGTAAGCTTGCCGGTGGATTCAAATCTGTAGATCTTTACGGTGAGATATTCATTCGCTTTAATTGCGTCGTTATATTTTACACCTTCGGCAATAAAGTACTTCGTTCCACCCGAAGTGAGCGCGTAGAGTGGCACATATCTTTCAGGAACAGGTGTTACCTGCGAAGCATTAATGGGTACTGGCGGTTGAAAGGTGCTAACATACTTGGTCTTTTCACTTCCCTTTTCTTCATCATTTGCCGGAAAAACCAATTTCGCTTCGCCACCTAACGTAAACTCATGCACCTGGGCGTATGTTTTAAAGATTTTTTCACGGTTATCGCTGAGCACATAAAATTTATTGCCTTCAAACCAGCACATTTCAGGTGACAAAGAATTGAGTTTATCTTTTCCTGTAGAATGTATCCAACCATGTATTTTAAATTCTGGATCCATAACAAAAGAATATTGCCTGCTTATCTCTTCGCCCTTCTCGTCTTTGTATTTGTAGTGAAAGTTTGTAAAAGCGCCTACCGGTTGAGCTTTCATGTTATAAGCAACTGCCACAGATGTTACCAATACATCACCGTTGATTTTCGCTGAATCAAGACACTCAAATGCCAGATCATTCTCGGATAGATAAAACTTCAGATACTCGCTAGTACCTTTACTTTTTGTTACCACATAAGTTAGTTCGCCCACCGAAAAACGTGTTTGAACTTTCTCTCCGCGCGGTAAATCGCCTCTCATAGATTTACGTGCATCACCAATAGCTTTAAATTGCTTCTTCATGTCCTTAAAATCATCCACTATGGTTGGATTAGTCCACCCGTTTTGTCGCGATTTATCTACTTGCGCTGCCTGAGTGTTGGGGTCAACAGGAATATACCTGGCACAAAACTTTACCAAAACCAACTGTTCTTCGTCGGTCATATTTGGCAATTGTTGAACATTATAAATACTTTTTGTGAGTGTAGTTCGGTTTGTTACAACAGGCTCCTTAGCGTTTTTAGGAAAATAAAGTTTATAGTTGCTTTGAGGGTCGAGCTTCCGCAGAGAAAGTAAATGCTCTTCGCTGGACAATTCTTTGCCTGTAACATCCAGTACCTGGCGCT is a genomic window of Sphingobacteriaceae bacterium containing:
- the trxB gene encoding thioredoxin-disulfide reductase is translated as MSQVEHITCLIIGSGPAGYTAAIYAARADLKPVLYTGLTPGGQLTETTEVDNFPGYPKGITGPVLMEDLKSQAERFGTQVRFGIVTKADLSVSPKRLWIDETTEITADTVIISTGASAKWLGLPNETRLRMNAGGVSACAVCDGFFFKGQEVAIVGAGDTAAEEATYLSKLCKKVYMIVRKGEGEMRASKAMQHRVMNTPNIEILWDSETADVLGQDAVEGVVVKNNKTGETKTLNVTGFFVAIGHKPNTDIFKGQLTMDELGYLQVIPGSSKMNIDGVFAVGDCADKTYRQAVTAAGSGCMGALDAERYLAAAEIH